Genomic segment of Mycobacteriales bacterium:
CGAGCCGTTCGGACACCAGGGGATGTCCTTCGACATCGAGGGTTCTCTCGGCATCGCGCTCTACCCGGCGCACGCCCCGGACGTCGCGACCCTCATGCAGCGGGCGGACGTCGCCATGTATCTGGCGAAGGAATCGGGTACCGGGATCGAGATCTACTCGGCGGATCGGGACCGGCACTCGCCGAGCCGGCTCGGCCTGTCCGGGGATCTGCGCCGGGCGCTGTCCAGTGGCGAGCTTGCGATGCACTACCAGCCCAAGGTCGACATGGTTACCGGGGCCGTGACGGGCGTCGAGGCGTTGCTTCGCTGGTGCCACCCGGAACGCGGGCTGCTCCAGCCGGACGACTTCCTCCCGCTGGCCGAGAGCAGCGGACTGATGCGCCGGATCACGCACTTCGCGGTCGAATCGGCACTCGACCAGGCGGCGCGTTGGGAGGAGATGGGACTCGCCGTGCCCGTGGCCGTCAACGTCTGCGCGCGGGACCTCTATGACGGGCTGTTCGTCGATTACCTGCGCGGCCAGCTGGCCGGACGCGGTCTTGCCCCGACGACGGTGCAGCTCGAGGTCACCGAGAGCATGTTGATGGCCGATCCCGGCCGGGCCGCGGTGACGCTCGACGCCCTGCACGAGCTCGGCGTCAGCATCTCGCTCGACGATTTCGGGACCGGCTACTCCTCCCTCGTCCACTTGCGCCGGCTGCCGGTCAGCGAGATCAAGATCGATCGTTCGTTCGTCGGCCGGATGACCGGGGACGAGGACGACGCGGTCATCGTCCGATCGATGATCGATCTCGGCGCGGCGCTCGGCGTGCGTGTCGTCGCCGAGGGGGTTGAAACCGCGGCGGCCTGGCGGCGGCTCGCCGAGTTCGGCTGTCCGGCCGCGCAGGGCTGGTTCTTCTCCAAGGCGCTACCTGCGGATGACGCAACCGGCTGGCTGCGCGGAGAGTCTCCGAGCGTCATCAGCCTGCCGGACGACGCCGGGGCCGCGTTCCGCTAGCGGTTTTCGACTGGCGCTGGCCCGTAGGATCGGTGGTATGGCGGCCATCACCCGGGCCGAGGTCGAACACCTCGCCCGTCTCGCGCGGATCGACCTGAGCAGTGCGGAGCTGGATGCCGTGTCGAGCCAGCTGGAGGTCATTCTGACTTCCGTCGCCCGGGTTGCCGAGGTGGCAGCCGCCGATATCCCGCCGACCTCGCACGCGGTGCCGCTGACGAATGTCTTCCGGCCGGACGTCGTGACCGGGTCGCTCGACCGTGCCGAGCTCCTTGCGGCCGCTCCCGCGGCCGAGGGTGGCCGGTTCCGTGTCCCGAGAATCCTGGACGGGGAGTGACCGAGCTCACCCGGTCGACGGCGACCGAGCTCGCGGCCCGGATGGCGTCCGGCGAGGTGTCCTCGGTGGAAGTGACCCAGGCCCACCTCGACCGAATCTCGGTGGTGGGCCCGAAACTGAACGCGTTCCTGTACCTCGATGTGGAAGGAGCCCTCGCCGCCGCCCGCGCCGTCGACGATGCGCGCGGTAGGGGCGAGCTCCTCGGCCCACTGGCGGGGGTGCCACTCGCGCTCAAGGACGTCCTCGTACAGCGCGGTGTGCCGACCACGGCGGGCTCCAAGATCCTCGAGGGTTGGCGGCCGCCCTACGATGCGACGGTCGTGCGCCGGCTGCGCGCCGCCGGGGTCGTGATCGTCGGCAAGACGAACATGGACGAGTTCGCGATGGGCTCGTCGACGGAGAACTCGGCTTTCGGCCCAACTCACAACCCATGGGATCTATCCCGGGTGCCCGGTGGCTCATCCGGCGGGTCGGCGGCCGCGGTGTCGGGGTTTCTCGCTCCGCTGGCGCTCGGGACCGACACCGGGGGCTCGATCCGGCAGCCAGCCGCCGTCTGCGGCATCGTGGGCGGCAAGCCCACTTACGGGGCCGTGAGCCGCTACGGGCTGATCGCGTTCTCCTCCTCCCTCGACCAGGTCGGCCCGCTGGCGCGAACCGTGCTCGATGCGGCCATGTTGCACGAGGCGATCGCGGGCCACGACCCGATGGACTCGACCTCGATCGACGCACCGGTCTCCCCGGTCGTCGTGGCCGCGCGTTCCGGCGACATCAAGGGCCTCCGGGTGGGTATCGTCCGCGAGCTGTCCGGCGAGGGCTACCAGCCCGGTGTCCAGGCTGCTTTCGGCGACGCGGTGGCCCTGCTCGACAAGCTGGGTGCCGAGATCCACGAGGTCTCGTGCCCGCACTTCGCCTTCGCGCTGCCCGCTTACTACCTGATCGCGCCGAGCGAATGCTCTAGCAACCTGGCCCGCTTCGACGCGATGCGCTACGGGCTGCGGGTGGGAGACGACGGCGTCGCCAGTGCCGAGCAGGTGATGGCCGCGACCCGGGCCGCTGGTTTCGGTCCCGAGGTCAAGCGTCGGATCATCCTCGGCACGTATGCGCTGTCCAGCGGCTACTACGACGCCTATTACGGGCAGGCGCAGAAGGTCCGGACGCTGATCGGCCGAGACTTCGCGGCGGCTTTCGAACAGGTGGACGTGCTGGTGTCACCGACCACCCCCACGACGGCGTTCCCGCTCGGCGAGCGCGTCGACGACCCGATGGCTATGTACCTGGCCGACCTGGCGACGATCCCGTCGAATCTCGCCGGCAACGCGGCGATCTCCGTTCCGGTCGGCCGTTCGGCCGACGACGGGCTGCCCGTGGGGTTGCAGGTGATGGCGCCCGCGCTGGCCGACGACCGGGTCTACCGGGTCGGAGCTGCCCTCGAGGGTGCGCTGACCGAGCGCTGGGGACACCTCCTGGTCGAGGAGGCGCCGGTCCTGTGACCATCGCACTGGTGGATTACGCCGACGCCGTGCGTCGCTACGACCCGGTACTCGGGCTCGAGACGCATGTCGAATTGGGGACCACCTCGAAGATGTTCTGCGGCTGCCCAACCGCTTTCGGCGCTGAACCGAACACCCAGGTCTGCCCCACCTGTCTCGGGCTCCCCGGGTCGCTGCCGGTGGCCAACCGCGAGGCGATCCGGGCCACCGTTCTCATCGGCCTGGCGCTGCACTGCGAGATCGCCTCCTGGTGCCGGTTGGCCAGGAAAAACTACTTCTACCCGGACATGCCGAAGAACTTCCAGATCTCGCAGTACGACGAACCGCTGTGCACCGGCGGGTGGCTCGAGGTGGAGACCGAAGGTCGCACGCACCGGGTGGAGATCGAACGGGTCCACCTCGAGGAGGACACCGGAAAGTCCCTCCACGTCGGGGGGAGCACGGGACGGATTCAAGGTGCTACGCATTCGCTCGTGGACTACAACCGGGCCGGGATCCCGCTGGTCGAGATCGTCACCCGTCCGATCGCGGGCACCGGTGCCGATGCGCCGGTGGTCGCCCGGGCCTACGTAACCGCGATCCGCGACCTCGTCCGCGCACTCGGGGTGTCCGACGTGCGGATGGAGCAAGGCTCGCTGCGCTGCGATGTCAACGTGTCGCTTCGGGAAGATCCGAATGCCGCGCTCGGGACGCGCACCGAGTCCAAGAACGTCAACTCGCTGCGCTCGGTGGAACGCGCGGTCCGGTACGAGATCGAGCGCCAGGCCGCCGTGCTGGATTCGGCGGGACGGGTCAGGCAGGAGACCCGGCACTTCCACGAGGACACCGGTACCACGACGCCGGGCCGGAGTAAGGAGCAGGCCGAGGACTACCGCTATTTCCCGGAACCGGACCTCGTCCCGATCGCACCGACGCGGGAGTGGCTGGCCGACATCGCGGCGGCGCTTCCGGAACTTCCGGCAGCGAGGCGGGCCCGGCTCGCCGCCGAGCACGGCTTCAGCGCCATCGACGTCGAACAGATGGTGAACGCGGGCGTGCTCGAGTTGGTCGATGCGACGATCGGTGCCGGGGCGTCCGCCGACGAGTCACGCAAGTGGTGGCTCGCCTATCTCGCCGAGCGGGCCAACACCCAGGGGGTCGAGCCGGCCGAGCTCGGGATCGATCCCGCTCAGCTGGCCGCTGTCATCGCGGCGGTGACTAGCGGCCGGTTGACCAACCCGTTGGCCCGCCAGGTCGTGGACGGCGTGCTCGCCGGTGAGGGCTCCCCCGACGAGGTCATCGCGGCCCGCGGGCTCGCCGTCGTGACCGACGAGGGTGAGCTCGGCGGGATCGTCGACCAGGCGATCTCGGAGAACCCGGAGATCGCGGAGAAGATCCGGGCCGGCAAGGTGGCGGCCGCCCAGGCCCTCGTGGGCGTGGTCATGAAAGCCACCCGGGGGCAGGCCGACGCGGCCCGGGTCCGCCGGTTGGTTCTCGAGCGGCTCGACGCCGACGGGTCATGATCCGGCTTCTCGCCGCCGTCGCCCTGCTCGGGTTCGGCCCTTGGCCCGCGTCGTTCGCCGACGGTCCCAACCCGCAGATCGTCGCCGTCCTCGACCGGGTGAGCCCGGCGTTGCCAGCCGGTGTCGTCGTCCAGGCGCAGGTGAGCCTCGACGACCAGCTGGTCGCGGCGAACCCGACCAGCACCGTCCTCGAGGTCATTGCGACCGACGGGGTGCCATTCCTGCGGATCAGCCGGGCGGGCGTACTCGCGAACGTCGCCGACCCGGACTGGTACGAGTCGAACGTCCCGGGCGGAGGTGGCTCCCTGCCGGCCGGTGTGCACGCGGGCGCCGCACCGCATTGGGCCCGGGTGAGCGCAGATGATGCCTGGGGCTGGTACGACGCCCGGGTGGGTACGAGCGGGCTGGCGTTGCCATCCAGGGCCGCATCGGCTACCGCCCCGCTCGGCTTCCAGTCCTGGACGGTACCGCTGCGCTACGGAAGCCAGCCCGTCACGCTGTCCGGGCACTTCGAGTTCTACCCGGACCTCGGTGGCTTCCTTGTCACCGCCAGCCACGTACCCGCCGGGTTGACCGCGAGCATCCTCCAGGGCCGACTGCCCGGGGTCTTTCTCGGCGACCCGGCCGGAACGCCGGTAATCGTCATCGGTATCGACGGCGCCCCGTTCCTGCGCCTCGGTCCGACCGGTGTCGAGGTCAACACCGCAAGCCGGAGCTGGGCGATCGACCAGCAGGCACGGGGGAACTCGCCGCCCAGGACCACACCCGGCCAGCAATGGCGACGGCTGTCTGTCGCCCGTACGGTCGATTGGCTCGACCCCCGGCTGAGCTACCCCGCGGAGGCCCCGCCGGACCCCAATCGGGCAGCCACGGTCCGGACCTGGCGTATCCCGCTCATCGTCGACGGAGCTCGGACCGCGCTGATCGGGGCGATCCAGTGGCGGCCGGCGGTCGCCGCGGCGCCCGGGTCCGGCTCCGCGGGCGGCGGCGTTCCGCTGCTCTGGCCTGCGGTCGGGGCCGCGGCCGCGGTCACGGCCGCCGTCACGGCGATCCGGCGCCGTCGAACCACCCGCTGAAGGCGCAGGCTCAGCCGGCCGCCGGTTGCGGTGGGTCGAGCAGGCGCAGTGCCATCAGGGCCAGGGCGTAGCCGACGTTGGAGCGGGTGGTGGCGAGCGGGCGGCCGATGAGCGACTCGACCCGGCGGAGCCGATTCAGCACTGTGTTGCGATGGCAGTACAGCCGCTCGGCCGCTCGAGTCGGCGACCCGCCGGCGGCGAACCAGGCATCCAAGGTGCCGAGCAGCACCTCGCGCTCGGGTCGTGGCAGGTCGAGCAGGTCGCCGAAGGTCTGTCGGGCCAGCCGGCCGGAGAGCTCGGGCGAGCCGACGACGAGCGCCTCGGGCAGCCGGTCGTCCAGCCAGGCCACCCCGCGCTCGCCGGGTGCCAACGTTCGCAGCGCGGTCTCGGCGAGCCGGTAGCCCTGCCCGATCTCGGCCAGGCCGGCGACCTCGGAGGAAATCCCGGCCCGACCCGGCACGAGCCGGCGGAGCAGATCGACCGTGGCCGCCGCCCCGGCCGGGCCGACGGCCACTATCCCGACCTCCCGGTCGGCCCGGATCCGCCAGGCCGAGCGGAGACCGCGGACGGCAAGCGCGTCCCGCGGTGAGCGGGGCAGGTCGGCCGTCGCCGGGTCGTAGGCCGCGGTGACGACGAGGTACCCGCCGCTCTCGGGCAGCTCGAGGGCCCGGGCCGCCTCCGCGCTGACCGCCACGTCGCGGCCGTGTCCTTCGACGAGGGCGTCGAGCAGGGCCTGCTGGCGATGTCCGAGCCGCTGGGCGAGCTCGGTTTCGGTGGCCCGGTACGCGTCGCTCACGGCCGAGGAGAACCGGTCGACCACCTCCCAAACGCCGGTCGCCCCGTCGAGCAGGGTCAGCACGTCGACCTTCGGGTTGCGTCGTCCCGCCTCGACCAGGCTCTCCCAGATGATCCGGCCGCCGAGCCGGTAGGCATGCAGGACGGATTCGAGCGGCATCCCTTGCTGGGCCCGCCGCCGACCGGTCGCCCGTGGGGCATCCCACGGGTCCGCCCCGGCGGGAACGGTGCCGGTCAGCGTCTGAAGCACCCGGGCCAGATTGTCGTGGCAGGAGCCCCACAGGTCGGTGTCGGCAACCCGCTCCGCCTCGTACCGACCGTCATCCCGCTGGATTTCCTGAACCAGGCGGTCGGTCAGCCGGGAAAGATCGCCAAGCAACTCCAGGCCCAGCGTCCCCACCCCCGAGCTGGGCCAGCCGCGAGCGTCCATGCCGCCCAGACTAGACCCCAGGCACAACTGCTGTCGGTACGTCACGGTGGGAACGCACAGATTCCGACCGGGAGAACTGTGCTCTCAGCACATAGCCGGGCAGCCTTCGATGTCGAATCTGTTACCCAGAAGCTACGTCGGGGGCTGGGCCCTTGAGTGGGGCTCATTGCCGATGACGGACTTGGGAGGCGGTCATGCGCAAATCCGGTCTCTTCGCGCTGGTGCTCGCGGTGGCAGGGCTGTCCGGGGCGGCGGTGCCGGCTGTGGCGGCCGCCCCCGAGGCAGCGTCTACCGGTTCCTTCGGTCCGTTGTTCGAGGAGCCGTCGAGCCTCGCCGGTGACATCGACTGCACCGCTCGGGACGGCGCGCCGAACTGCAAACCGGCCGCGATGGCGGTCGCGGTGCTGCCGAACGGTTCGGAGCTCTACTGGGACGGCCTGGAGGGCATGAACCGGGTCCAGTACAACGTCGTCGCGGAGTTCGGCAACGTGGCCCAAAACGACCAGAGTCGGTTGCTCACGCTCGGTCCAGGCGGGCCGCACTGGGCTTTGCCCAAGCCCGTCGACGGAGGCACCAATCCGAACAGCGGTGCCGGGGACTACCTGCCGGTCGTGCCGCACAACAACGACGCGACGAACAACGACAGCGACCTGTTCTGCTCGTCTCTGGTCCAGCTCGCCAACGGCGACCTGATGTCCGCCGGCGGTACCGCCTACTACCTGGAGCCCGGGGTCTCGGGGGTGCCCTACGGTGTCAGCGAGCTCGAGGGTCTGCGGGTCACCCGCCTGTACGACCCGGCGACGAACAACTGGACGTTTTCCGGGAACATGGGCTACGGCCGGTGGTACCCGTCGCTGGTCACGCTGCCGAGCGGCAATGTCTTCGTCGCGAGCGGGGTTACCAAGCTGATCAAGCCCATCTACCCGAACAGCCCGACGAACTCCGGAACAAACGTCAAGCAGACCGAGACCTACGACACCGCGACTGGTACCTGGTCCTACAACGGGACGACCGCGGACAAGTCGCTGCCGCTGTTCCCGCGGCTGCACCTGCTCCCGGACGGCAAGGTGTTCTATGACGCGGCCGGTCAGACGTTCAACCCGGACGGACAGTCCTACGACGAGGCGCTATGGAATATGGCGAGCGTCTACGACCCGAGCGCGAAGACGTGGACCGACGTCGGCGTTCCCACGATCGGCGGCCTGCCACTGGGGTTCCGAGGCTCCGGGTTCGACGTCATGCTCCCGCTGGCGCCGAATGCCGCGGGGAAGTACCCGACGGCCTCCTTCCTCGCCGCGGGTGGGGTGATCGGGGTCACCCCCGGCACCTATCTGGCAACCAACACCTCGACGCTGGACACGATCGACACCGCGCACGGCGACGCTTTCACGAGCACCGCGACCGGCGCCCTCAACAACGCGCGCTGGTACAGCACCGGAGTCGTGCTGCCCGACGGTGAGGTCTTCGCGGTCAATGGCGCCAACCGCGACGAAGTCGTCGCGCCGGGCTCCGGGACGCCGGTGACCCAGGCGGAGCTGTACAACCCGAACACGCGGACCTGGCAGGTTGCCGCGACCGAGACGCATGGCCGGACCTACCACAATACGGCCGTGCTGCTGCCGGACGGGAGCGTGCTGGTCGGCGGTCACGCGCCGATCGCCACCGGGTACGCGTTCCAGACCGACCAGGGAACCGCGATCGGGCTGTCGAAAGCCGAGAGCGACCCGACCTTCCAGATCTACTACCCGCCGTACTTCTCCTACCGCGTGCCGAGGCCCACGATCGAGCAGGCGCCGGAGCGGCTGAGCTATGACCAGGTGGCCACCATCTCGACCCCGGACGCAGCCCGGATCAGCACGGTGGCACTGGTCCGCAACCCTTCGCTCACCCATCTCGTCGACGGCGACCAGCGCACGGTCGACCTGCGGATCGTGGGACGCTCGGCCGAGGCTCTCCGGGTCGCGATCCCGGGCCCGGATGTCGTGCCGCCCGGCCCCTACATGCTGTTCGTGAACGCCCGGTCGGCGAAGGGGCAGGTGCCGTCGGTTTCCACCCAGGTCTTCGCCGGTATGCCGGTCCCGGCTTACGCGGTCCGGGCACATGAGCTGGCTGCGGCCCACCGGACGAGCGCACCCGCCCGGCGGGTGCCGGCCAGAACCCTGGCCGAGGCGGCGCTGCCGGCGACGGTCCACAGTGTCCCGGCGACGTCTGGTCTCGCCGCGCGGAACGCGACGAGTCGCGGCCCGCTGACCGACCGGCGCGGGCTTACCTGGCTCGGGGCGGCAGCCCTCGTCAGCGGCGCGGCGGCCCTCGGCGGTTTCGGCTTCCGTCGTCGCCGGGCGCAGAGGTAGCCGCGCTCAGGGTTTGGCTTCCCGAGCCCGGCTCGGTGGCGGCGATGGGCGGTCTACCCGCGGGCGTCGCGGCCGATGTCTGGCCGGGCACCGGCGCGCTGCCGGCCTCGGCGTCGGAGGTAGAGGTCGTCGTCCTGCCGTTCCTCGCCGCGGGCGACCGGCTCGCCGACCTGCGCGAGTTGCCCCGGCTGCGCCTGGTCCAGTTGCTGACTGCCGGGGCGGAAGCGGTGCTGCCGTACGTCCCGGCGGGGGTCACCGTGTGCACCGCCCGCGGCGCGCACACCGCGAGCACCGCGGAGTGGGTGGTCGCCGTCATCCTCGCTCAACTTCGTGAGCTTCCGCGCTTCGTCCTCGCCCAACATGCCGGCCGGTGGGAGCGCCGTGGAACCCCGACCCTCGCCGGCTCGACCGTGCTGATCGTCGGATACGGGTCGATCGGAGCCGGCGTCGAGGCCCGGCTGGGCGGTTTCGAGGTCACGATCGACCGCATCGCACGCCACTCCAGACCGGGGGTCGGCGGACTCGACGAGCTGGCCGATCGGTTGCCCGGCGCGGACGTCGTCGTGCTGCTGGTCCCCCTGACCGCGCAAACCCGCGGGCTGGTGGACGCGAGCTTCCTCCGTCGCATGCGCGACGGCGCCCTTCTGGTCAACGCCGCCCGCGGCCCGGTGGTCGACACGGATGCGCTCCTGGCTGAGCTGCGTGCGGGGCGGTTGCGTGCCGCCATCGACGTCACCGACCCGGAGCCGCTCCCGGCCGGCCATCCGTTGTGGACGGCGCCCGGCCTTCTGCTCACCCCGCACGTCGCGGGCTCTACGCCGCTGGCTCGACCCCGGGCGTATGCGCTCGCCCGCCGGCAGCTGGACCGGTACCTGTCCGGGCAGCCGCTGGAGAACGTGGTGCACGCCGGCGGGTACTGAATCCAGCGCGTCTCGCTATTCGAGACATTCGGTCTACGGGTTGACGTGCTGCTCCGGCTGCGGCACTCTTGCTTCGTGCACTCACGATTCATCGTAGTTATCCGGCGCGCCAGCTGACCTGTCTCAGCTGACGCGCTACCCCCCGTGCCATCGGCGCACGAGGGGTTTTTTGTTGCCACCTGAAGGGCCGTCACGATGTCCGAGCAGATCACCGGGGCGCAGTCGCTCGTCCGAGCTCTCGAAGCGGTTGGAGCCGACATCGTCTTCGGCATCCCGGGGGGCGCCATCCTGCCCGCATATGACCCGCTCTTCGACTCGACGACGGTCCGGCACATCCTGGTCCGCCACGAGCAGGGCGCCGGGCACGCGGCCGAGGGCTATGCCCAGGCGACCGGCCGGGTCGGGGTTTGCATGGCCACCAGCGGACCCGGGGCCACGAACCTCGTCACCCCGATCGCCGACGCGTACATGGACTCCGTGCCGATCGTCGCGATCACCGGTCAGGTTCCCTCGTCCGCGATCGGCACCGACGCTTTTCAGGAAGCCGACATCTGCGGCATCACCATGCCGATCACCAAGCACAACTATCTGGTGCAGTCGGCGGACGACATCCCGAGGGTCATCGCCGAGGCCTTCCACATCGCGTCCACGGGCCGCCCCGGCCCGGTCCTCGTCGACCTGCCCAAGGACATCCTCCAGGCAGCGACCAGCTTCGTCTGGCCGCCCACAATGGAGCTGCCCGGCTACCGGCCCACCACGAGGCCGCATGCCCGCCAGGTTCGAGAAGCGGCCCGGATCATCTCCGGCGCCCTGCGGCCGGTGCTCTACGTGGGCGGGGGAGTGCTGAAGGCGCGGGCGGCAGCCGAACTACGCCTACTCGCCGAGCTGACCGGGGCTCCCGTCGTCACCACGTTGATGGCCAGAGGCGCCTTCCCCGACTCCCATCCGCAGCACCTGGGCATGCCCGGTATGCACGGAGCGGTCGGGGCGGTAGGCGCGCTTCAGCGGGCCGATGTGATCGTGGCCCTCGGCGCTCGCTTCGACGACCGGGTCACCGGCAAGTTGTCGACCTTCGCCCCGCACGCGACGGTCATCCACGCCGACATCGACCCTGCGGAGATCTCGAAGAACCGAGTCGCCGACGTTCCGATCGTCGGCGACGCGCGCGAGGTCATCGCCGAGCTGGTGGTGGCGATCCGGACTGAACACTCCGAGGGTCGCCAGGCCGATCTCACGGGCTGGTGGCGGACGTTGGAGAGTTGGCGCGGCACCTACCCGCTGGGGTACGAGTCACCTACGGACGGCTCGCTGGCCCCGCAGTACGTCATCGAGCGGATCGGTGAGATCGCGGGGCCGGAGGCGCTCTACGTCGCGGGTGTCGGGCAGCACCAGATGTGGGCGAGCCAGTTCGTCCGTTACGAGAATCCCTACACCTGGCTCAACTCCGGCGGCCTGGGGACGATGGGGTACGCGGTCCCGGCGGCCATGGGCGCCAAGGCGGGTCGACCGGACGCCCTGGTCTGGGCCATCGACGGTGACGGGTGTTTCCAGATGACCAATCAGGAGCTGGTTACCTGCGCGGTGGAAGGGATCCCGATCAAGGTTGCGGTCATCAACAACGGCAGCCTCGGCATGGTCCGCCAGTGGCAGACCCTCTTCTACGACGGGCGCTACTCCAACACCGACCTCGGGCGGCGCCGCCTGCCCGACTTCGTGCGGCTGGCCGAGGCGATGGGATGTGTCGGTCTGCGCTGCGAAACCCCGGACTCCGTGGACGCGACGATCGAGAAGGCAATGGCCATCGACGACGCCCCGGTCGTCATCGACTTCGTCGTGCAGCCCGACGCCATGGTCTGGCCGATGGTCGCCGCGGGAACCGGAAACGACGAGATCAAGGTCGCCCGCGATCTTGCTCCGGACTGGGAGAAGGACGACCTATGACCGAAGCGCGACACACCCTTTCCGTCCTCGTCGAGAACCGCCCGGGTGTCCTGGCCCGGGTCGCGGGGCTCTTCTCCCGCCGGGGATTCAACATCGACTCCCTTGCGGTCGGGCCGACCGAGCATTCTGACGTGTCACGGATGACCATCGTCGTGCGCGTCGATGACCTGCCGCTCGAGCAGGTGACCAAGCAGCTGAACAAACTGGTGAACGTGATCAAGATCGTTGAGCTGGCGCCGGACGCCGCAGTGCAGCGCGAGCTGCTCCTCGTCAAGGTGCGGGCCGACCTGGAGACCCGATCCCACGTGCTCGAGACCGTGCAGCTGTTCCGGGCCAAGGTGGTCGACGTGTCCGCCGACGCGGTCGCGGTCGAAGCGACCGGCACGAGCGACAAGCTCGACGCCTTGATTCGCGTTCTCGAGCCCTTCGGCATCTGTGAGCTCGTGCAGTCCGGGATGGTGGCCTTGAGCCGCGGGTCGCGCTCGATCACCGACCGGAACCTGCGAAGCGCCGAACGCACCGCCTGAGCGCCAACCCCGATCCCAGGAAAGGACCTGCACACGATGACCGAGATCTACTACGACGCGGACGCCTCGCTCGACCTGGTCAATGCCCGGAAGATCGCCGTCCTGGGCTACGGCAGCCAGGGGCACGCCCACGCCCTGTCGCTGCGTGACTCCGGGGCGGACGTCCGGATCGGCCTGCCCGAAGGTTCGGGCAGCCGGGCCGCGGCGGAGGCGGAGGGGCTGCGCGTGCTCACCCCCGAGCAGGCCTGCGCCGAGGCCGATCTGATCATGGTGCTTGCGCCGGACACCGTGCAGCGCCATCTCTACAAGGCTGCGATCGAGCCGGCCCTGCGGCCGGGCTCCGCTCTGTTCTTCGGGCACGGCTTCAACATCCGATTCGGCTACATCACGCCCCCCGCGGGCGTCGACGTCTGCATGGTCGCGCCGAAGGGGCCGGGCCACCTGGTCCGCCGCCAGTTCGTCGAAGGCCGGGGCGTGCCGGTGCTCGTTGCGGTCGACCAAGACGCCAGCGGGTCCGCGCTTGCGCTCACGTTGTCCTACGCCAAGGCGATCGGAGGCACCCGGGCCGGTGCGCTGCGGACCACCTTCGCCGAGGAGACCGAGACAGACCTGTTCGGCGAGCAGGCGGTGCTCTGTGGCGGCGCTTCCGCACTCGTCCAGGCCGGCTTCGAGACCCTCGTTGAAGCTGGGTA
This window contains:
- a CDS encoding helix-turn-helix domain-containing protein, whose protein sequence is MDARGWPSSGVGTLGLELLGDLSRLTDRLVQEIQRDDGRYEAERVADTDLWGSCHDNLARVLQTLTGTVPAGADPWDAPRATGRRRAQQGMPLESVLHAYRLGGRIIWESLVEAGRRNPKVDVLTLLDGATGVWEVVDRFSSAVSDAYRATETELAQRLGHRQQALLDALVEGHGRDVAVSAEAARALELPESGGYLVVTAAYDPATADLPRSPRDALAVRGLRSAWRIRADREVGIVAVGPAGAAATVDLLRRLVPGRAGISSEVAGLAEIGQGYRLAETALRTLAPGERGVAWLDDRLPEALVVGSPELSGRLARQTFGDLLDLPRPEREVLLGTLDAWFAAGGSPTRAAERLYCHRNTVLNRLRRVESLIGRPLATTRSNVGYALALMALRLLDPPQPAAG
- a CDS encoding galactose oxidase-like domain-containing protein, with product MRKSGLFALVLAVAGLSGAAVPAVAAAPEAASTGSFGPLFEEPSSLAGDIDCTARDGAPNCKPAAMAVAVLPNGSELYWDGLEGMNRVQYNVVAEFGNVAQNDQSRLLTLGPGGPHWALPKPVDGGTNPNSGAGDYLPVVPHNNDATNNDSDLFCSSLVQLANGDLMSAGGTAYYLEPGVSGVPYGVSELEGLRVTRLYDPATNNWTFSGNMGYGRWYPSLVTLPSGNVFVASGVTKLIKPIYPNSPTNSGTNVKQTETYDTATGTWSYNGTTADKSLPLFPRLHLLPDGKVFYDAAGQTFNPDGQSYDEALWNMASVYDPSAKTWTDVGVPTIGGLPLGFRGSGFDVMLPLAPNAAGKYPTASFLAAGGVIGVTPGTYLATNTSTLDTIDTAHGDAFTSTATGALNNARWYSTGVVLPDGEVFAVNGANRDEVVAPGSGTPVTQAELYNPNTRTWQVAATETHGRTYHNTAVLLPDGSVLVGGHAPIATGYAFQTDQGTAIGLSKAESDPTFQIYYPPYFSYRVPRPTIEQAPERLSYDQVATISTPDAARISTVALVRNPSLTHLVDGDQRTVDLRIVGRSAEALRVAIPGPDVVPPGPYMLFVNARSAKGQVPSVSTQVFAGMPVPAYAVRAHELAAAHRTSAPARRVPARTLAEAALPATVHSVPATSGLAARNATSRGPLTDRRGLTWLGAAALVSGAAALGGFGFRRRRAQR
- the gatB gene encoding Asp-tRNA(Asn)/Glu-tRNA(Gln) amidotransferase subunit GatB; protein product: MTIALVDYADAVRRYDPVLGLETHVELGTTSKMFCGCPTAFGAEPNTQVCPTCLGLPGSLPVANREAIRATVLIGLALHCEIASWCRLARKNYFYPDMPKNFQISQYDEPLCTGGWLEVETEGRTHRVEIERVHLEEDTGKSLHVGGSTGRIQGATHSLVDYNRAGIPLVEIVTRPIAGTGADAPVVARAYVTAIRDLVRALGVSDVRMEQGSLRCDVNVSLREDPNAALGTRTESKNVNSLRSVERAVRYEIERQAAVLDSAGRVRQETRHFHEDTGTTTPGRSKEQAEDYRYFPEPDLVPIAPTREWLADIAAALPELPAARRARLAAEHGFSAIDVEQMVNAGVLELVDATIGAGASADESRKWWLAYLAERANTQGVEPAELGIDPAQLAAVIAAVTSGRLTNPLARQVVDGVLAGEGSPDEVIAARGLAVVTDEGELGGIVDQAISENPEIAEKIRAGKVAAAQALVGVVMKATRGQADAARVRRLVLERLDADGS
- the gatC gene encoding Asp-tRNA(Asn)/Glu-tRNA(Gln) amidotransferase subunit GatC; translation: MAAITRAEVEHLARLARIDLSSAELDAVSSQLEVILTSVARVAEVAAADIPPTSHAVPLTNVFRPDVVTGSLDRAELLAAAPAAEGGRFRVPRILDGE
- the gatA gene encoding Asp-tRNA(Asn)/Glu-tRNA(Gln) amidotransferase subunit GatA is translated as MTELTRSTATELAARMASGEVSSVEVTQAHLDRISVVGPKLNAFLYLDVEGALAAARAVDDARGRGELLGPLAGVPLALKDVLVQRGVPTTAGSKILEGWRPPYDATVVRRLRAAGVVIVGKTNMDEFAMGSSTENSAFGPTHNPWDLSRVPGGSSGGSAAAVSGFLAPLALGTDTGGSIRQPAAVCGIVGGKPTYGAVSRYGLIAFSSSLDQVGPLARTVLDAAMLHEAIAGHDPMDSTSIDAPVSPVVVAARSGDIKGLRVGIVRELSGEGYQPGVQAAFGDAVALLDKLGAEIHEVSCPHFAFALPAYYLIAPSECSSNLARFDAMRYGLRVGDDGVASAEQVMAATRAAGFGPEVKRRIILGTYALSSGYYDAYYGQAQKVRTLIGRDFAAAFEQVDVLVSPTTPTTAFPLGERVDDPMAMYLADLATIPSNLAGNAAISVPVGRSADDGLPVGLQVMAPALADDRVYRVGAALEGALTERWGHLLVEEAPVL
- a CDS encoding 2-hydroxyacid dehydrogenase, coding for MGGLPAGVAADVWPGTGALPASASEVEVVVLPFLAAGDRLADLRELPRLRLVQLLTAGAEAVLPYVPAGVTVCTARGAHTASTAEWVVAVILAQLRELPRFVLAQHAGRWERRGTPTLAGSTVLIVGYGSIGAGVEARLGGFEVTIDRIARHSRPGVGGLDELADRLPGADVVVLLVPLTAQTRGLVDASFLRRMRDGALLVNAARGPVVDTDALLAELRAGRLRAAIDVTDPEPLPAGHPLWTAPGLLLTPHVAGSTPLARPRAYALARRQLDRYLSGQPLENVVHAGGY